TATAAAGAATATAGGTCAGGATTGTCTTCTATACTGGCATTGCTCACGCATGGTCGCTTACCATCTTGGGAGATGTTGTAGTGTATGATCCCCTCAGTTGTTAGTTCCTGACTTCTCTATCTCCTTCTTCCAATATAGCAGCACGATCAAGCAGAGACAAGACGAATTGATCACAATAACTATCTCGACTATGCAGATGAAAGCGGGATCTCCAGATCGTGAGCCCAATGTTGAGTGTCATTCTGATACTGCTGTCAGAATGACCACGCTCTACCGCCCGCTCTACCGCTTTGTCGCCTCTGCGGTGTTTCTAAGTCGAATCAATTGCAACTATTGCTACATATCATCCCAGATTGAggaaaacaagaagaaaatgGCGGAGCCAAGAGCGCGCGTTGCGAGACACAAGGGCCAGATGAACTTTCCATCTGAGCGTATGCTTTCACCCCGATTGAGTTATCGCTCGATAAGACGTTCACATGCTCACCTATCTACAGTCCGCCTCCTCCTTCTCGCCTACGGAGATCCAAGTCCCCATCCATCATTCCCCCCCGAGCCGCTCCCTGAAACAGTTCGCGTGCTAGATGAGATCGTCACCGACTTCATTCTCGAAATGTGTCACGGAGCCGCGCAGTACGCCTCCTACTCGCGGCGCCAAAAGATCAAGGTGGATGATTTTCGATTTGCGCTGCGCCGTGACCCCAACAAGCTCGGTCGTGTCCAGGAATTGCTACGGATGGAGCGTGAGCTGAAGGAGGCGCGGAAGGCGTTCGATCAGAATGATGATCAGATTGCGAACTTGAAGGATGCTGGAAAGAAGGGGATGGATGAAGTTGAGGACGGGGATGCGACCTCGGTTGCAGGGAAAAAGAATAAGGGCAAGAACAAGAGGGGTGCTAGGAGAGATTCGGACGCGACTGAGGAGACCATCTCGAAAAAACGA
This Aspergillus chevalieri M1 DNA, chromosome 3, nearly complete sequence DNA region includes the following protein-coding sequences:
- the TAF13 gene encoding putative transcription initiation factor TFIID subunit 13 (COG:K;~EggNog:ENOG410PPQF;~InterPro:IPR009072,IPR003195;~PFAM:PF02269;~go_function: GO:0046982 - protein heterodimerization activity [Evidence IEA];~go_process: GO:0006366 - transcription by RNA polymerase II [Evidence IEA]) translates to MAEPRARVARHKGQMNFPSERMLSPRLSYRSIRRSHAHLSTVRLLLLAYGDPSPHPSFPPEPLPETVRVLDEIVTDFILEMCHGAAQYASYSRRQKIKVDDFRFALRRDPNKLGRVQELLRMERELKEARKAFDQNDDQIANLKDAGKKGMDEVEDGDATSVAGKKNKGKNKRGARRDSDATEETISKKRKQG